The genomic stretch CCCATCCTTCCTCTCTGGAGCTTGTGGTTATTTTATGAGAGCTTTCCCCTGGCAGTCCTTTTTCCTACATCGGGGCTGAAATGACAAGGAGGAATGGGTAGCCAGGCCTCCTCTAGGGCCCAGGCAGCAACTGGCTACTGGTAACAGGGCCACACATGAGGCAATGGGTCACCTGGTTGCCAGTCCCATGAATCTGGTAGGCTATGGAGCCTCAGAGAATTCAGAGGCTGACAGAGGAGTCAGAAGTAGTCTAGGCAGAGGGgctcccccagcctcctgccccttaCCCTGCCAGCCCCATCTGCCCCTCCCACTCTACAACCTTCAGtggcttcttttccttctgcattAATCCCTAACTCATCTGTTTGGCATTCAAGGCCTTCATGCTCTGAGTCTGTAATCAGAGGGAGCCCCCAGCCGCTTAGCACAGGACCTGAGACATGACTGGTGACAcagatgtttgctgaataaataaacgaCTGAATAAATGTATCCTACTTTTCTAGAGTGACCTCCCTCCATCTTCACCCCTCCATCCCATCCACATCCACACTTATTACACTCAACTTCTAAGTGCATTTTTCTGTACACTCTCCCTCCTTACTAGAATGCCCTCCTCTCTCCATCTCAAGGTGTCACCTGCAGGAAGCCCTGCCATCCTTCTGCTCTATGTTTCCTGCTCCAACCTTTCTCTGGAATCAAGCACACACTAGCTGCCCAACTTGGGAGTACAGCTCCTGGAAGACAGGGGTCAGCCTCCTCATGTTGCCCCCTCACTATCTGCCTTAGGTTGTGCAGAGCCAAGTACTGTCTCTCCCAAGCAGCAGGGCCTGGAGTTGGATCCCTGCCTCAGTTCTTAGAGAAGCAAGGGGTTTCACCATGGAGGCCCAGCCCAGGCTGCCCCGAACAGTAAGGCAGGGTGCCCCTGGGGGCAGGACACAGCTTCCTTCCCGTGTTCCCCTGTAGAGAAGCAGCGGGAGCTGGCCCGGAAGGGCTCCCTGAAGAATGGTAGCATGGGGAGCCCCGTCAACCAGCAACCCAAGAAGAACAATGTCATGGCCCGGACAAGGTAgaggccccacccccaccccgctccacCCTACCAGGGCCCTGCCAGCCAGCACCTATCTCTGCTGGTTCTGACTCccgtcttccctccctcctcaggcCCAGCTCCTCTCTGAGAGGAGAGGGCCTCCCAGGATCCAAGGTGGCGAGGGTGGCGTAGGGTGAGGGAGGTGGTCGGCACAGCCTAACCCAGTTCCTTGCCAGGCTTGTGTGCTTCAGTTGCCAATCCAGTCCCCACAATTCTCCACCCAGGCTGGTCGTCCCCAATAAAGGCTACTCCTCGCTTGACCAGAGCCCAGACGAGAAGCCACTGGTAGCCCTTGACACGGACAGGTGTGTACAGAGACATTGGGGCAGCCGGGCAAGCCACAGCAGCCTGTGCAAACACACAAGTGGGCTGTACAGGACGTACTTGCTATATTGTTGGAATTGGGGTGTTCCTCAGCCGGGAGCTCTCCAATTGTGAACCCCCGCAAGGAATGGAACTTTTTacctggaggtgggagagagcagagagaggaaaaggcaaCTATGCAATCTGCTGCTGTCCTGGGACAGCTGATCCAATGGCTGCCCCTAAAATGGGCCCTGATGCCTTGCATGGCACCCTGCCCCCTCTGAGGAAGGCGCCCTACTGCTGGGAACATACCTGGCTAGATCTGGACTTTGGGAAAACCCAACAAACCAGGGTAATTTGagcctagaaaaaaaaagagggagggctcTGGGGGATTTAGGAGGCTAAGGGGGGCAATTAATTTAGAAGGGTGGAGCTAGGGAACCTGTCTTGAAACTGCATTCGCACAGCAAGCACCGTTTTCACTGAGACCGTGCTGTTTATTTGGAAGTGTCAGGGAGGGCTGAGGTGTTGACTGATGGCGGTGGGGGGAGGTAAAGAGAGTTTTCTATTTAATATCTGGGAGTCActtcctctctgtcttctttcccctGCGGCCAGTGATGATGACTTTGACATGTCCAGATATTCCTCCTCTGGCTACTCCTCTGCTGAGGTGAGGCCCCATCCCTTCCCGTCCTAAACACACGTAAGCAGGCCCACCTCCAAGAGAAGGGGTGGGGCCAACGCCAAATCACACCCTGAGAGGAGCAGTGGGCAAAGCTAGGCGGAGCCCATGCGGGGGGTTGGGGCCTGGGATAAGATATGGCCGGAAAGAAAGGTGAGGCCTTGGACTCCGCCTCTAGTGCCAGGAGCCCAGGGTTAGGGATGGGGCTTGGACCCGGGTTGGAACAGGAACAGGGCCCTTACCTAGATGACACCTTACGGGAGTGGGCCTGAAATGAGGGCAGGGCCCGAATAGAGGCAGGACCTAAGGTGGGAAGTTGCCCTTAGAATGGGGTGTGGTGTGTAGCGGGGTGGGGCCCCAGGGGGACGTGCTTGTAAGGGAGGCCAGAACTGAGGCTGGGGCCGAGGAGGTGCAAAGCCTGGGGTTTTGGAGAGACCTAGGATGCAACAGGTTGGGCGCCGATGGCCTGGGCATGTGGCCCCAGCCCTGCGTGGTGCCTCCAGATGGTCCCGAGCCTGACCTCCCTCCCCTTTGCCTACAGCAGATCAACCAAGATTTGAACATCCAGCTGCTGAAGGACGGCTACCGGTTAGACGAGATCCCCGACGATGAGGACCTGGACCTCATCCCCCCCAAGTCTGTGAACCCCACCTGCATGTGCTGCCAGGCCACGTCCTCCACCGCCTGCCACATTCAGTAGCTGGCGGGGCCGCTGCGGCCGGCCGGGGTGGGGCCGCCGGGGGCCAGGTTGGACCAGGCAGGGGCCAACCCCTCCCCAGCTCGTCCACCTGCCCCCGGCCCCCGCACACCCTACAGCCGCCAACCTCGTAACAGTCATTGCTTCCTCCTATGGTAGGACGTGTACCTCTGTGTGTTCATGGAGCCGGAGAAACCAAAACCGGGTCTCTCTCCACCCCCGGGAGtgctgaggaggggagggggcgg from Phocoena phocoena chromosome 6, mPhoPho1.1, whole genome shotgun sequence encodes the following:
- the FAM219A gene encoding protein FAM219A isoform X3 codes for the protein MMEEIDRFQVPTAHSEMQPLDPAAASISDGDCDAREEKQRELARKGSLKNGSMGSPVNQQPKKNNVMARTRLVVPNKGYSSLDQSPDEKPLVALDTDSDDDFDMSRYSSSGYSSAEQINQDLNIQLLKDGYRLDEIPDDEDLDLIPPKSVNPTCMCCQATSSTACHIQ
- the FAM219A gene encoding protein FAM219A isoform X1; this translates as MMEEIDRFQVPTAHSEMQPLDPAAASISDGDCDAREGESVAMNYKPSPLQVKLEKQRELARKGSLKNGSMGSPVNQQPKKNNVMARTRLVVPNKGYSSLDQSPDEKPLVALDTDSDDDFDMSRYSSSGYSSAEQINQDLNIQLLKDGYRLDEIPDDEDLDLIPPKSVNPTCMCCQATSSTACHIQ
- the FAM219A gene encoding protein FAM219A isoform X2 — encoded protein: MMEEIDRFQVPTAHSEMQPLDPAAASISDGDCDAREGESVAMNYKPSPLQVKLEKQRELARKGSLKNGSMGSPVNQQPKKNNVMARTRLVVPNKGYSSLDQSPDEKPLVALDTDSDDDFDMSRYSSSGYSSAEINQDLNIQLLKDGYRLDEIPDDEDLDLIPPKSVNPTCMCCQATSSTACHIQ
- the FAM219A gene encoding protein FAM219A isoform X4 — encoded protein: MMEEIDRFQVPTAHSEMQPLDPAAASISDGDCDAREEKQRELARKGSLKNGSMGSPVNQQPKKNNVMARTRLVVPNKGYSSLDQSPDEKPLVALDTDSDDDFDMSRYSSSGYSSAEINQDLNIQLLKDGYRLDEIPDDEDLDLIPPKSVNPTCMCCQATSSTACHIQ